A DNA window from Primulina tabacum isolate GXHZ01 chromosome 12, ASM2559414v2, whole genome shotgun sequence contains the following coding sequences:
- the LOC142520789 gene encoding UDP-arabinopyranose mutase 3-like, whose product MTISKSATPVLKDELDIVIPTIRNLDFLEMWRTFFEPYHLIIVQDGDPSKVIKVPDGFDYELYNRNDINKILGPKSNCISFKDSACRCFGYMVSKKKYIFTIDDDCFVAKDPSGEEINALEQHIKNLLSPSTPFFFNTLYDPYREGANFVRGYPFSLREGVPTAVSHGLWLNIPDYDAPTQLVKPLERNNRFVDAVMTIPKGTLFPMCGMNLAFNRELIGPAMYFGLMGDGQPIGCYDDMWAGWCTKVICDHLGLGVKTGLPYIWHSKASNPFVNLKKEYKGIYWQEELIPFFQSVALPKDCTTVQKCYLEISKQVKAKLGKVDDYFNKLADAMATWIEAWDELNPSKTPAALSNSIAK is encoded by the exons ATGACGATCTCGAAATCCGCCACGCCGGTGTTGAAAGATGAGCTAGATATAGTGATCCCGACTATCAGAAACCTGGATTTTTTGGAGATGTGGCGGACATTCTTCGAGCCATACCATCTGATCATAGTGCAAGATGGGGACCCGTCGAAGGTTATCAAGGTTCCAGATGGctttgattatgaattgtacaaCAGGAACGACATTAACAAGATTCTGGGTCCCAAGTCAAACTGCATCTCGTTCAAGGATTCTGCGTGCCGATGCTTTGGGTACATGGTTTCCAAGAAGAAGTATATCTTCACTATCGATGATGATTGCTTT GTTGCTAAAGATCCATCTGGCGAGGAGATCAATGCTCTTGAGCAGCACATTAAGAACCTCTTGAGCCCATCAACTCCGTTCTTTTTCAACACTCTTTATGACCCTTACCGTGAAGGCGCCAATTTTGTTCGGGGATACCCCTTCAGTCTTCGTGAAGGTGTACCAACCGCGGTTTCTCATGGGCTTTGGCTCAACATACCAGACTATGATGCACCGACCCAGCTTGTCAAGCCTCTGGAAAGGAACAACAG GTTTGTTGATGCAGTTATGACCATTCCAAAGGGTACCCTCTTCCCAATGTGTGGCATGAATCTTGCTTTCAACCGTGAATTGATAGGCCCGGCTATGTACTTTGGACTAATGGGCGACGGCCAGCCAATTGGATGCTACGACGACATGTGGGCAGGCTGGTGCACTAAG GTGATATGCGATCACTTAGGATTGGGAGTCAAAACTGGCTTGCCATACATTTGGCACAGCAAAGCTAGCAACCCATTCGTGAACCTCAAGAAGGAATACAAAGGTATCTATTGGCAAGAGGAACTGATACCATTTTTCCAATCTGTTGCTCTTCCAAAAGACTGCACCACCGTCCAAAAATGCTACCTCGAAATCTCCAAGCAAGTGAAGGCAAAGCTTGGTAAGGTGGATGATTATTTCAACAAGCTTGCGGATGCAATGGCGACATGGATCGAAGCATGGGACGAGCTTAACCCCTCGAAAACCCCAGCCGCTCTTTCCAACAGCATTGCTAAGTAG